One window of Chryseobacterium indologenes genomic DNA carries:
- a CDS encoding YceI family protein, translated as MDTKNFKVNNEKSTIDWIGRKITGAHNGTIGIKEGNFRFEDGKPVSGKFIIDTRAIKILDIEDAETNAQFASHLTSDDFFNSDQFPEAVFEITHAEPGDQNLYYVTGDLTIKGITHSISTSLHIVTTDDTAVLEAKIVVDRTKFNIKFRSSNFFTNLGDTLIYNNFDLNIHLVAEAN; from the coding sequence ATGGACACAAAAAATTTTAAAGTCAATAATGAAAAAAGTACGATCGACTGGATTGGAAGAAAAATAACCGGAGCCCACAACGGAACAATCGGTATAAAAGAAGGAAACTTCAGATTTGAAGACGGAAAACCAGTATCCGGAAAATTCATCATTGATACCCGCGCCATCAAAATCCTTGATATTGAGGATGCTGAAACCAATGCCCAGTTTGCAAGTCACCTAACTTCAGACGATTTCTTTAATTCTGATCAGTTTCCTGAAGCTGTTTTCGAAATCACTCATGCTGAACCAGGTGATCAGAATCTGTATTACGTCACTGGAGATCTTACCATAAAAGGTATTACTCATTCTATCAGCACAAGCCTGCATATTGTAACAACGGATGATACCGCTGTTTTAGAGGCTAAAATTGTAGTCGACAGAACGAAATTCAATATCAAATTCAGATCTTCCAATTTCTTTACCAATCTTGGTGATACGTTGATCTACAACAATTTTGATTTAAATATTCATCTTGTTGCAGAAGCAAACTAA
- a CDS encoding tautomerase family protein has protein sequence MPFIKVDVLREDLNREKKQQLIRKISEAVTSVLNKDPHLTHIVINEIEDDNWGYAGEQVSVLKEQGFSTEKK, from the coding sequence ATGCCATTCATAAAAGTAGATGTGCTTCGCGAAGATCTTAACCGCGAAAAAAAACAACAATTAATCAGAAAAATAAGTGAAGCTGTAACTTCAGTTTTGAATAAGGATCCTCATTTGACCCATATCGTAATCAACGAAATCGAAGATGATAACTGGGGATATGCCGGAGAACAGGTTTCAGTGTTAAAAGAACAAGGATTTTCAACAGAAAAAAAATAA
- a CDS encoding SDR family NAD(P)-dependent oxidoreductase produces MKKQTVIVTGASSGIGLETARYFLDRGDNVIINSQTVSKLEDVYNELGAGENLAMVPGNVSEKATGEALVKTALERFGSIDVLVNNAGIYENKPFLDVTEDYLDHFLTTNLKGTFFTTQAVIPQMIKQNDGVVINVGTPLVYHAIAQSPSTAPISSKGAIHALTLQLAAEFGKDNIRVNTIAPGLIRTPMHGAGLDNNAGMHLLNRIGEPEEVAQMIHAVAKNKLISGAIINVDGGMGAGHSLS; encoded by the coding sequence ATGAAAAAACAAACCGTAATCGTAACAGGAGCCTCGTCAGGAATAGGATTAGAAACAGCACGCTATTTCTTAGACAGAGGTGATAATGTCATCATCAATTCACAAACGGTATCAAAACTAGAGGATGTTTACAATGAACTCGGAGCCGGCGAAAATCTGGCGATGGTTCCCGGAAATGTATCAGAGAAAGCAACGGGAGAAGCTTTGGTAAAGACAGCACTTGAAAGGTTCGGGTCAATTGACGTTCTGGTCAACAATGCCGGAATTTACGAAAACAAACCATTCCTGGACGTTACCGAAGATTACCTTGACCATTTTTTAACAACGAATTTAAAAGGAACATTCTTTACAACCCAGGCGGTGATCCCTCAAATGATCAAACAAAATGACGGTGTGGTAATCAATGTAGGAACGCCATTGGTGTATCATGCTATTGCGCAATCTCCTTCTACAGCACCTATTTCAAGCAAAGGAGCGATCCATGCTCTGACATTGCAATTGGCTGCTGAGTTTGGAAAAGATAATATCAGAGTCAATACGATTGCCCCTGGATTGATCAGAACTCCGATGCATGGTGCCGGTCTTGATAACAATGCAGGAATGCACCTCCTCAACCGTATCGGGGAGCCTGAAGAGGTTGCTCAGATGATTCATGCTGTTGCTAAAAATAAATTAATTTCCGGAGCCATCATCAATGTCGACGGCGGAATGGGCGCCGGGCATTCTTTATCATGA
- a CDS encoding nuclear transport factor 2 family protein codes for MKLLLIFAWLFSFPLNGHAQNKKDMKTSPTSETEIRNVIENYYFKGIYEGNTELLKKAFYKGALLFGDVDGVPYFKTADQYIEGVGNRISPDKSGKDFKAVILSVDIINSIATAKLNVRMYDFNYYNFITFNNIDGEWLIVNKTLTNVHP; via the coding sequence ATGAAACTATTATTAATCTTTGCATGGCTGTTCAGTTTTCCATTGAACGGCCATGCACAAAATAAAAAGGATATGAAAACCAGCCCAACATCAGAGACTGAAATAAGAAACGTCATTGAAAATTATTATTTCAAAGGAATTTATGAAGGAAATACAGAACTTCTTAAAAAAGCTTTTTATAAAGGAGCTTTGCTTTTCGGAGATGTAGATGGAGTTCCCTATTTCAAAACGGCAGATCAATATATTGAAGGAGTTGGAAACCGTATAAGTCCCGACAAATCCGGAAAAGATTTTAAAGCAGTGATTCTTTCTGTTGATATCATTAACTCGATTGCTACAGCGAAATTAAATGTAAGAATGTATGATTTTAATTACTATAATTTCATAACTTTCAATAACATCGACGGAGAATGGCTCATCGTGAACAAGACATTGACCAACGTACACCCTTAA
- a CDS encoding NAD(P)H-dependent flavin oxidoreductase: MWNKNRITELLGIKYPILQGPFGGDLSTVELTSTVSNLGGLGGFGAYTLSPQEIYDLHKEIQTKTDKPYNLNLWVSDHDIIDEEHTKEQYQKAIETFRPYFDLLDTDIPALPPSFESRFQNQLNVIFDIKPKVFSFMFGLMDESIIEDLHQQGTIVLGNATTLNEAIALEKTGVDIIVASGFESGGHRPSFLDQAELSTTGTFALIQLIKDRVKIPVIAAGGIANGRGIAGAFQLGAEAVQIGTAFLATEESGALPIHKEFLFSDAARSTTLTRAYTGRLGRGITTTISRDVLAATDKTLPFPLQTHFMGALRKAALEQKKNDLVFFWAGQIAPLLKHKKASTLMKSLIEEASELLNK, encoded by the coding sequence ATGTGGAATAAAAATAGAATTACAGAATTACTGGGTATAAAATATCCTATTCTGCAAGGTCCTTTTGGCGGAGATCTTTCTACGGTTGAACTGACCTCAACAGTGAGCAATCTTGGCGGATTAGGCGGATTTGGGGCTTATACTTTGTCACCGCAGGAAATTTATGACCTTCATAAAGAAATACAAACGAAAACAGATAAACCTTACAATCTTAATCTCTGGGTCAGCGATCACGATATTATTGATGAAGAGCATACAAAAGAACAATATCAGAAGGCAATTGAAACTTTCAGGCCTTATTTTGATCTTTTAGACACAGATATTCCTGCCCTTCCACCCTCTTTTGAATCAAGATTCCAGAATCAGTTGAATGTTATTTTTGATATTAAGCCTAAAGTTTTCAGCTTTATGTTTGGATTGATGGACGAAAGTATCATTGAAGATCTTCACCAGCAGGGAACTATTGTTTTGGGAAATGCAACCACCTTGAATGAAGCAATTGCGCTGGAAAAAACCGGAGTGGATATCATTGTAGCTTCCGGCTTTGAAAGTGGCGGCCACCGACCTTCATTTCTGGATCAGGCTGAACTTTCTACAACGGGAACTTTTGCTTTGATCCAACTGATAAAAGATCGTGTAAAAATTCCTGTAATTGCGGCTGGCGGTATTGCTAACGGCCGTGGAATTGCCGGTGCTTTTCAACTGGGCGCAGAAGCAGTACAGATTGGGACAGCATTTCTGGCTACTGAAGAATCCGGAGCTTTACCAATACATAAAGAGTTTTTATTTTCCGATGCTGCAAGATCCACCACGCTTACCAGAGCGTATACCGGAAGATTAGGACGCGGAATTACCACAACAATATCACGAGATGTATTGGCTGCCACCGACAAAACATTACCATTTCCGTTGCAGACTCATTTTATGGGTGCACTGAGAAAGGCAGCTTTAGAACAGAAAAAGAATGATCTGGTATTTTTCTGGGCAGGTCAGATTGCTCCGCTTTTAAAGCATAAAAAAGCCTCCACTTTAATGAAATCATTAATCGAAGAGGCTTCTGAATTATTGAATAAATAG
- a CDS encoding deoxyguanosinetriphosphate triphosphohydrolase, producing MNLNQIFTNQRTGNNPQTKASRTDFQRDFDRIIFSSAFRRLQNKTQVFPLPGSVFVHNRLTHSLEVSSVGRSLGSIIGEFIAEDFKNELTEDSKNFYLYNLGNVIAAACLCHDVGNPAFGHSGEDAIASYFERNEKDLKSKFNEKEWADLVNFEGNANAIRVLAQQQQGKDAGGIQLTFSTLASIAKYPCEAVAKKKGIIHRKKFGFFQNEKDIFLEIAKGTHLISESEEPHIFKRHPFVWLVEAADDICYNIIDMEDAHRLGIVSTADCKNLFFELVKSETDDVQRIETKLNSISNENEQISYLRAKVINALINKSLEMYKYNFETILEGNLGNGLLDIYKKENKALQDIASFSVEKIYNHKAVVEIENAGYNVMYELLDHFIPSILKPEDKRKSYDEKALKLIPKQFIYDDGTDYQKVLGVIDFVSGMTDNYATDLYRKIKGIDIGMTV from the coding sequence ATGAATTTAAACCAGATTTTCACCAATCAACGTACAGGAAACAATCCACAGACTAAGGCTTCACGAACTGATTTTCAAAGGGATTTCGACAGAATTATCTTCTCTTCTGCTTTCAGAAGACTGCAGAATAAAACGCAGGTTTTTCCTCTTCCCGGAAGTGTTTTTGTACACAACAGGCTTACGCATTCTCTGGAAGTATCATCTGTAGGAAGAAGTTTAGGAAGTATTATCGGTGAATTCATTGCTGAAGATTTTAAAAATGAGCTTACTGAAGATTCAAAGAATTTTTATCTCTATAATTTAGGGAACGTAATTGCCGCAGCATGTTTATGTCATGATGTGGGAAACCCGGCTTTCGGACATTCCGGAGAAGATGCCATTGCAAGCTATTTTGAAAGGAATGAAAAAGACCTGAAGTCAAAATTCAATGAAAAGGAGTGGGCGGATCTGGTCAACTTTGAAGGAAATGCCAATGCGATCAGAGTTCTGGCACAGCAGCAGCAAGGGAAAGATGCGGGAGGTATTCAGCTTACTTTCTCCACATTGGCAAGTATTGCAAAATATCCGTGTGAGGCTGTAGCCAAGAAAAAAGGAATTATTCACAGAAAGAAATTCGGTTTTTTCCAGAATGAAAAAGATATTTTCCTGGAAATTGCTAAAGGAACCCATCTTATTTCTGAAAGTGAAGAACCTCATATTTTCAAAAGACATCCGTTTGTATGGCTGGTAGAAGCGGCAGATGATATCTGCTACAATATCATTGATATGGAAGATGCCCACAGATTGGGAATTGTTTCTACCGCGGACTGCAAAAACTTATTTTTTGAACTGGTAAAATCTGAGACAGACGATGTTCAGAGAATTGAAACGAAGCTAAATTCTATTTCCAACGAAAACGAACAGATTTCTTACTTAAGAGCAAAAGTAATCAATGCTTTAATTAATAAATCGCTTGAGATGTACAAATACAACTTTGAGACAATTCTTGAAGGAAATCTTGGCAACGGTCTATTGGATATCTATAAAAAAGAAAATAAAGCATTACAGGATATTGCAAGTTTCTCCGTAGAAAAAATCTATAATCACAAAGCGGTTGTAGAAATTGAAAATGCAGGATATAATGTAATGTATGAATTGCTGGATCATTTTATTCCTTCCATTCTGAAACCGGAAGATAAGAGAAAATCCTATGATGAAAAAGCTTTGAAATTAATTCCAAAGCAATTTATTTACGATGACGGTACCGATTACCAGAAAGTTCTCGGAGTCATTGATTTCGTTTCAGGGATGACGGATAATTATGCTACCGATTTATATAGAAAAATTAAAGGAATAGACATCGGAATGACGGTGTAA
- a CDS encoding class I SAM-dependent methyltransferase, with translation MTDNTWLNRWDERYSSEEFAYGTEPNNYLREQLSKLQPGKILFPAEGEGRNAVFAATQGWQVSAFDISANGRNKALQLAEQLGTTIDYQVGELSTLNYQKQQFDAIALIYAHFPGDIKSSIHQMLNQYLRRGGFVIFEAFSKNHLEYIAKNEKVGGPKDIESLFSIEEIKADFPDYDRIELTETEIELNEGLFHNGTGSVIRFVGQKLV, from the coding sequence ATGACGGACAACACATGGCTCAACAGATGGGACGAAAGGTATAGCAGCGAAGAGTTTGCCTACGGGACAGAACCCAACAATTACCTGAGAGAACAACTTAGTAAATTACAACCAGGCAAAATACTGTTTCCTGCAGAAGGAGAAGGCCGGAATGCGGTTTTCGCAGCAACACAGGGATGGCAGGTCTCCGCTTTTGATATCAGCGCCAATGGCAGAAATAAAGCGTTACAGCTTGCGGAACAACTGGGAACCACAATTGATTATCAGGTTGGAGAACTTTCAACGTTGAATTATCAGAAACAACAGTTTGATGCTATTGCTCTTATTTACGCTCATTTTCCGGGAGATATTAAATCTTCCATCCATCAAATGCTGAATCAATATCTGCGTAGAGGCGGTTTTGTTATTTTTGAAGCTTTCAGTAAAAATCACCTTGAATATATTGCGAAGAATGAAAAGGTAGGCGGCCCAAAAGATATTGAATCTCTATTCTCTATTGAAGAAATCAAGGCAGATTTTCCTGATTATGATCGTATTGAATTAACAGAAACAGAAATCGAGCTCAATGAAGGATTGTTTCATAATGGAACGGGCTCTGTGATTCGTTTTGTAGGACAGAAATTGGTCTAA
- a CDS encoding DNA-formamidopyrimidine glycosylase family protein, translating to MPEGPSIILMKENLQPFAGQQVTEVSGNAKFEKEIFIGQSLLEIRTFGKQTYLVFEKAAIRIHLLMFGSYSIDEQTKPDKSLRLALFFSTGSIYFYTCSVKSVDLEFLSTIDWEADVMSDQWDPKKAEKKLKSNPKMMVCDALMNQDIFSGVGNIIKNEVLFRIGVQPESLLGNLPAKKRKELIAEARNYSFDFLRWKREFILKKHWLVHTKSICPVCGQKLIKKQTGVGKRRSFYCEKDQKLY from the coding sequence ATGCCTGAAGGTCCATCCATCATATTAATGAAAGAAAACCTGCAGCCATTTGCAGGTCAGCAAGTGACAGAAGTTTCAGGAAATGCCAAATTCGAGAAAGAAATTTTCATTGGCCAATCCCTTCTGGAAATCCGAACTTTTGGAAAACAAACTTATCTGGTTTTTGAAAAAGCAGCGATCCGGATTCATTTATTAATGTTTGGTTCTTACAGCATTGATGAACAGACCAAGCCGGATAAAAGTTTACGTTTAGCATTATTTTTTTCCACCGGAAGCATCTATTTTTACACCTGTTCTGTAAAATCCGTAGACCTTGAATTTCTCTCCACAATTGATTGGGAAGCCGATGTAATGAGTGATCAGTGGGATCCAAAAAAAGCAGAGAAAAAATTGAAATCGAATCCAAAAATGATGGTTTGTGATGCATTGATGAATCAGGATATTTTTTCCGGTGTCGGCAATATTATTAAAAACGAAGTACTTTTCAGAATCGGAGTGCAGCCGGAAAGTTTGTTGGGGAATCTTCCTGCCAAAAAAAGAAAAGAGCTTATTGCTGAAGCCAGGAATTACAGTTTTGATTTTCTGAGATGGAAAAGAGAATTTATATTAAAAAAGCATTGGCTTGTTCATACTAAATCTATATGTCCGGTTTGTGGACAGAAATTGATCAAAAAACAAACGGGTGTAGGGAAAAGGAGGAGCTTCTATTGTGAAAAAGATCAGAAGCTTTATTAG
- a CDS encoding LytR/AlgR family response regulator transcription factor, whose amino-acid sequence MNCIIVDDEPLARSEMRSLIAEISNIDILGEFSNAPSALDFLKDNDVDLIFLDIEMPMVTGLEFAEIFPKKSLIIFTTAYSQYALKSYELEAVDYLLKPIDPQRLKKAVEKAILYTELLSKDTVKNTVETNTADFLFIKAERRFYKISFSDIKFIEGLKDYVVIHTKQQKLITAMNLKTIHQKISGETFIRVSKSYVVNMNYIDSFDNHNIYIEDSEIPLGEVYRAEFFTRFAGGLLNSD is encoded by the coding sequence ATGAATTGTATTATAGTTGATGATGAACCTTTGGCAAGGTCCGAAATGAGATCACTGATCGCTGAAATTTCCAATATTGATATCCTTGGCGAATTTTCCAATGCACCATCTGCTCTTGATTTTCTTAAAGATAATGATGTAGACCTTATTTTTCTCGATATAGAAATGCCTATGGTGACAGGCCTTGAGTTTGCAGAAATATTTCCCAAAAAATCACTGATCATCTTTACCACAGCCTATTCTCAATATGCGTTGAAGAGCTATGAATTGGAAGCAGTAGATTATCTGTTGAAGCCTATTGACCCCCAGAGACTGAAAAAGGCTGTTGAGAAAGCCATACTTTATACCGAACTCTTGTCTAAAGACACCGTGAAAAATACGGTAGAAACCAATACTGCAGACTTTTTATTTATCAAAGCAGAACGAAGATTCTATAAAATCAGTTTTTCAGATATTAAATTCATAGAAGGGCTTAAAGATTATGTAGTCATTCATACAAAGCAGCAAAAGCTTATTACTGCAATGAATCTGAAAACCATTCATCAGAAAATTTCCGGAGAAACCTTTATCAGAGTAAGTAAATCCTACGTTGTCAATATGAATTATATTGATTCATTTGATAATCATAATATATACATTGAAGACTCTGAGATTCCTCTTGGAGAAGTATACCGCGCTGAATTCTTTACAAGATTTGCAGGAGGACTCCTGAATTCAGATTAG
- a CDS encoding sensor histidine kinase has product MKYSPQKFEETFVMDFLVEAKYGFRRHLLFLIFFFFLLYSARFWHWYSGIYQYYVLFFVYIILIAMVYINIYVLVPRFFFKTKYLTYLVLLVLMGVVGLNFIGYSFRHLFEDFRTQYIPKDNERGGIYEGILMCIPIILTTTTIKLLQKWISDNKRISELSNLTLNMELNELRNQINPHFLFNMLNNVKALIRTDPAKASVVIVKLSEFLRYQLYENSEEKTLLASEIDFLSNFLNLEKIRRDNFSFDIQTDVDKRISSSTFIPPNLFTTFVENAVKHSVDLSGGESYVKIEINIENKQLHFMCVNSRSVGYIVSDKKNSGLGLANITRRLELLYNNTFDLQIESGEKEYIVNLKIPV; this is encoded by the coding sequence ATGAAATACAGTCCGCAGAAATTTGAAGAAACCTTTGTAATGGATTTTTTGGTGGAAGCGAAGTATGGGTTCCGAAGGCATCTGCTGTTTCTCATCTTCTTTTTCTTTCTGCTGTACAGTGCGAGATTCTGGCATTGGTATTCGGGAATATATCAATACTATGTCTTATTCTTTGTGTATATTATTCTGATCGCAATGGTTTACATTAATATATATGTATTGGTTCCCCGGTTTTTCTTTAAAACAAAATACCTTACCTATCTTGTATTGCTTGTTCTGATGGGAGTTGTAGGGCTTAATTTCATTGGCTATAGTTTCAGACATCTTTTTGAGGATTTCAGAACACAATATATTCCTAAGGATAACGAAAGAGGAGGAATCTATGAAGGTATTCTGATGTGTATCCCGATTATTCTTACGACTACCACCATAAAACTTCTCCAAAAATGGATCAGTGATAATAAAAGGATCAGTGAACTGAGCAATCTTACCCTGAATATGGAACTGAATGAGCTTCGGAATCAGATCAATCCACATTTTCTGTTTAATATGCTGAATAATGTAAAAGCATTGATCAGAACAGATCCCGCAAAAGCTTCAGTAGTGATTGTAAAGCTTTCAGAATTTCTCAGATATCAGCTGTATGAAAACAGTGAAGAGAAAACGCTACTGGCTTCAGAAATTGATTTCCTGTCCAATTTTTTAAACCTTGAAAAAATAAGACGTGATAATTTCTCTTTTGATATTCAAACTGATGTTGATAAAAGAATCAGCAGCAGTACATTTATTCCACCGAATTTGTTTACTACTTTCGTTGAAAATGCGGTCAAACACAGTGTAGATCTCAGTGGGGGAGAATCTTATGTGAAAATTGAGATCAATATTGAGAATAAGCAACTTCACTTTATGTGTGTCAATTCAAGGAGTGTGGGTTATATTGTCTCGGACAAAAAAAACAGTGGGCTTGGGCTTGCCAATATCACCAGAAGGCTGGAGCTTCTCTATAACAACACTTTTGATCTGCAAATAGAATCAGGTGAAAAAGAATATATTGTAAATTTAAAAATTCCCGTGTGA
- a CDS encoding DUF6268 family outer membrane beta-barrel protein, translated as MKTLRRVLVPLTILPLKNITYAQKKDSIPLKVRAFFADKIPQARNFNVEYTFVTPSSFSSQLQGQDLPDNKVKSFQQMKADANIYFIKKRNWLLSTTLNYRYTSISNENPVIPGIESEENFHYHSEAMNLSYFSRLFKKTAIYSASISTDGSDQHFERIRGLATASLILKATPKTKMTLGLAGIIDPSAQIPILPIFTYENRFNNGWVLDILLPKKVLIRKDISSNGRLSLGTEMDNTSFYTYRNNNTYEFRQVALNSGAMYEHNLGGNFIGTFKTGLRANINSRAFNKQDSFNDYIWKGTYKPSLYFNVGISYNPFERKRIK; from the coding sequence ATGAAAACATTGAGAAGAGTACTTGTCCCATTGACAATACTTCCTTTAAAGAACATTACCTATGCCCAGAAAAAGGATAGTATTCCTTTGAAGGTGCGCGCTTTTTTTGCTGATAAAATTCCGCAGGCACGAAACTTCAATGTCGAATACACCTTTGTCACCCCATCCTCTTTCTCTTCGCAGCTCCAGGGTCAGGATCTGCCGGATAATAAGGTAAAAAGCTTTCAGCAGATGAAGGCAGATGCCAACATTTATTTTATCAAGAAAAGAAACTGGCTTTTAAGCACTACACTGAACTACCGTTACACTTCAATCAGCAACGAAAATCCTGTCATTCCGGGAATTGAATCCGAAGAGAACTTTCACTATCATTCTGAAGCGATGAATCTGAGCTATTTTTCAAGGTTATTCAAAAAGACAGCGATATATTCGGCCAGCATTTCTACTGATGGCAGTGATCAGCATTTTGAACGGATCAGAGGATTGGCAACTGCTTCATTGATTTTAAAAGCAACTCCAAAAACAAAAATGACTCTTGGACTGGCCGGTATTATTGACCCAAGTGCCCAAATACCCATACTTCCTATTTTTACGTATGAAAACAGATTCAATAACGGATGGGTGCTGGATATTCTGCTTCCGAAAAAAGTGCTGATCCGAAAAGATATTTCTTCCAACGGAAGACTTTCTCTGGGAACGGAAATGGATAATACATCATTTTATACCTACCGTAATAACAATACTTATGAATTCCGGCAGGTTGCTCTCAATTCAGGGGCAATGTATGAGCATAATCTTGGAGGAAACTTTATCGGAACTTTTAAAACAGGGCTCAGAGCAAATATCAACTCCAGGGCTTTTAATAAACAAGATTCCTTTAATGATTATATATGGAAAGGAACCTACAAACCTTCACTCTATTTCAATGTTGGAATTTCTTATAATCCATTTGAAAGAAAAAGGATAAAATAA
- a CDS encoding glycosyltransferase family 32 protein gives MPVPKQIFQTFITKKLPLITRYHIWNMKRKNPEYKYYFYDDQDIENFLEEEFPPHYIETYRKLRIGAAKADFFRYAVLYKKGGVYLDIDSSIIKPFKKLIKDNDEAVISVERHENLYVQWALIFNKNHPFLKKTLELMMDNINTHRYPHDIHSTTGPTVFSNGIRQSLEENPTIPFTLFEGIEFRGYLKFKYKLGKFFLYKTRSKHWKQMQKHEEIIF, from the coding sequence ATGCCTGTACCCAAACAAATATTTCAGACTTTTATAACTAAAAAACTTCCTCTGATTACGCGTTATCATATCTGGAATATGAAAAGAAAGAATCCGGAATATAAGTATTACTTTTATGATGATCAGGATATAGAAAATTTTCTTGAAGAAGAATTCCCCCCACACTATATTGAAACGTATCGCAAGCTGAGAATCGGTGCTGCAAAAGCTGATTTTTTCAGATATGCCGTTTTATATAAGAAAGGAGGTGTATATCTGGATATAGACAGCAGTATTATCAAGCCATTCAAAAAGTTGATAAAAGATAATGATGAAGCTGTAATCAGTGTAGAAAGACATGAAAACCTATATGTTCAATGGGCCCTTATTTTCAATAAAAATCATCCTTTTCTAAAGAAAACACTGGAATTGATGATGGATAATATAAACACTCATCGCTATCCACATGATATACATTCTACTACAGGACCTACTGTATTCAGTAATGGAATCAGACAGTCACTAGAAGAAAATCCTACTATTCCCTTTACATTATTTGAAGGTATTGAGTTCCGCGGATATTTAAAGTTTAAATATAAACTGGGAAAATTTTTCTTATACAAAACAAGATCCAAACATTGGAAACAGATGCAAAAGCATGAGGAGATTATTTTTTAA
- a CDS encoding DMT family transporter produces the protein MGRSYIFLALAIVFEIIATSFLKKSEEFSKLWPSVVTVIGYACAFYFLSLTLRQIPVGITYAIWSGVGIVFITMIGVIAFKQIPDLPAIIGIALIVIGVIIINVFSKMGTH, from the coding sequence ATGGGACGCAGTTATATTTTTCTTGCTTTGGCTATTGTATTTGAGATCATCGCTACGAGTTTTCTGAAAAAATCCGAGGAGTTCTCCAAACTATGGCCATCCGTAGTGACCGTCATAGGATATGCCTGTGCTTTTTATTTTCTAAGTCTCACGCTTCGGCAGATTCCTGTTGGGATTACCTACGCCATTTGGTCCGGAGTAGGAATTGTCTTTATAACGATGATTGGAGTTATTGCCTTCAAACAGATTCCGGATCTTCCGGCTATTATTGGTATTGCCCTGATTGTAATCGGGGTAATTATTATTAACGTATTTTCAAAAATGGGAACGCATTAA
- a CDS encoding AAA family ATPase → MSLYNLIIQDKEQVNLNGVFLDKNNKEHLVQLIKEHHYIKELQEYGLPVNNKILLQGSSGCGKTMTAKAVANALGKNIMILNLSNIVSSRIGETSQNIKMIFDKAARERSVLFLDELDQIGKARGSDDKDVGEMRRLVNTLIQLIDYYPEHSLLLCATNHPEIIDTALLRRFQLKINYEIPSAEILDTFYDQLLDQFPEDMRTVDRKYSVSFAEAKDYALTSVKAALIKKLEAKETIPS, encoded by the coding sequence ATGAGTCTATACAATCTTATTATCCAAGATAAAGAACAAGTAAACCTTAACGGAGTATTTCTCGATAAAAATAACAAGGAGCATCTGGTTCAGCTTATCAAGGAACACCACTACATCAAAGAACTGCAGGAATATGGCCTTCCGGTTAATAATAAGATTTTACTTCAGGGAAGTTCGGGATGCGGAAAAACAATGACTGCAAAGGCTGTTGCCAATGCTTTGGGAAAAAATATTATGATCCTTAATCTGAGTAACATCGTTTCATCCCGTATCGGCGAAACCTCCCAGAATATTAAAATGATCTTTGATAAAGCAGCAAGAGAAAGATCAGTTCTTTTTCTTGACGAGCTGGATCAGATCGGGAAAGCCAGAGGCAGTGATGATAAAGATGTAGGGGAAATGAGAAGACTGGTGAATACATTGATTCAATTAATTGATTATTATCCTGAACATTCACTTTTGCTTTGTGCCACCAATCATCCTGAGATTATTGACACCGCTTTGCTAAGACGTTTCCAGCTAAAGATCAATTACGAAATACCCTCTGCAGAAATCCTAGATACCTTCTACGACCAATTACTGGATCAATTCCCTGAAGATATGAGAACAGTTGACAGAAAGTACTCGGTTTCTTTTGCTGAAGCTAAGGATTATGCTTTAACATCGGTAAAAGCTGCATTGATTAAAAAACTGGAAGCCAAAGAAACCATCCCATCATGA